A part of Vespula pensylvanica isolate Volc-1 chromosome 20, ASM1446617v1, whole genome shotgun sequence genomic DNA contains:
- the LOC122636057 gene encoding RIB43A-like with coiled-coils protein 2 — protein sequence MLKFPRSTGEDRRIAASIERRRQLEEERKKRIFNPRFRKIGIDKEFLDRQVEEKRQQREEERAKECQLDENLVRSSKIALQLEKEQAEEKRRINEEIVEFRRLHQRREDRRDYDLYDPDALRTSLPCRVGDDDPRLGLASAQKFGGEDHNFREQDRTRKEEMRWWVEKQMKEREAAEKERKDAEKAYQEAVVSRDERAVELEKLERECRRRLNEATASFNRALAEEQEHRRLCEAAQDEEDKKAEIYNHVTGDFLTEAPEQAESSRGPKKPLATRYKGMTADQLKVFRDQQAQQMEEIQKMKSNEKRINEEWYRLMNAHAETAEAYQRELDRKKTELNKKIAEENLRLAEQQKSYQEYLNRVVYKNKPSPEYFSQFNKGTR from the exons ATGCTAAAATTTCCACGTTCCACCGGGGAGGATAGAAGAATCGCGGCGAGCATCGAAAGGAGACGACAActggaggaggaaagaaaaaaacgaatctTCAATCCTCGCTTCAGAAAGATCGGA ATCGACAAGGAATTCTTGGATCGACAAGTGGAGGAGAAGAGACAGCAACGCGAGGAAGAACGCGCTAAGGAATGCCAGCTGGACGAGAATCTTGTACGCAGCAGCAAGATCGCTTTGCAATTGGAAAAGGAACAAGCGGAG GAAAAACGACGGATAAACGAAGAGATCGTGGAGTTTCGGCGACTGCACCAGAGGCGCGAGGACCGCCGGGACTACGATCTCTACGACCCGGACGCTCTGAGGACGTCGCTACCTTGTCGAGTCGGTGACGACGATCCGCGTTTGGGACTGGCCTCGGCGCAAAA ATTCGGAGGCGAGGATCACAACTTTCGAGAACAAGATCGGACGAGGAAGGAGGAAATGCGTTGGTGGGTCGAGAAGCAAATGAAGGAACGCGAGGCTGCGGAGAAGGAACGAAAGGATGCCGAGAAAGCGTACCAGGAAGCCGTTGTCTCGAGGGACGAACGTGCCGTGGAGTTGGAGAAGTTGGAGCGAGAATGTCGTCGAAGGTTAAACGAGGCCACCGCGAGTTTCAACAGAGCGCTG GCGGAGGAGCAGGAACACCGACGACTTTGCGAAGCCGCTCAAGACGAGGAGGACAAGAAGGCGGAAATCTACAATCACGTGACCGGAGATTTCCTGACGGAAGCCCCCGAGCAAGCGGAGAGCAGCCGTGGACCGAAGAAACCGCTCGCAACGCGTTACAAGGGCATGACGGCCGATCAACTCAAGGTCTTCAGAGACCAGCAAGCGCAACAAATGGAGGAAATCCAG aaaatgaaatcgaatgagaaacgaataaacgagGAATGGTATCGACTGATGAACGCGCACGCCGAAACTGCCGAAGCTTATCAACGTGAACTCGATCGAAAGAAGAC GGAACTCAATAAGAAGATCGCGGAGGAAAACTTGAGACTCGCCGAGCAACAAAAGTCTTATCAGGAGTATTTGAATCGCGTCGTGTACAAGAACAAACCATCCCCTGAATATTTCTCGCAGTTCAACAAGGGAACGCGTTAG
- the LOC122636056 gene encoding sodium channel and clathrin linker 1-like isoform X1, with product MIDSELENISKHGDSNRDKNSLLQEYDEVVETLKKDLTMCKTEQNKIRSALEALRNDSRDTGDLVKDHFSRVHVETCSSESIHNKELIMNLQERLAVLQMEKDSVFQLWQIALKTVGALEEELKSFRSDGKSSKLYEEHIDNVKETYSEAIKALEGKLLQARENFLKQQALWETSKDKIEDLLKEKTDVTRKYEALQKDTLEKDRNSMRMVETLKTELAAAKADTQRAVHLKEELESKLNEAMKFTASLIARNEETKNKMSEALELVEIAVREKDLISQREAHVSEEKGRLELRLSKITEEHTVMLQEEITKIKDGYERSGKKYTSEIKELKAELRQKTVLLDNVQKDYRVSQEELEKVRQNSEDVLQKSRTKILDFEQKLHCVERQLRDSDDTQRKKYNAEIGHLESKVIELEEKLNAANDKLRKMQQENRDSMEHQVKRANEKTKNVIEQCNDLEKRLARSLEDRENFQREIKRLETTFDREMQKREYEKHALENKIHDLELNFQKATCLTQDGPCTNVLATQIHTVERETKKLGSPVTIENKEHCCRLLLLEQTNKAQERYDRKIKELSHHVEVHQKLSKKWKEEAKSMTTKFQEKSKEHRAKINALRKENEELNKQLFSCRQELTKHKIQSVPRCSEGNKVR from the exons ATGATCGATTCCGAActagaaaatatatcgaaacacGG CGATAGTAATCGCGATAAAAATTCACTTTTACAAGAGTACGATGAAGTGGTAGAAACTCTTAAAAAAGACTTGACCATGTGCAAG ACGGAACAAAATAAGATCAGGTCCGCGCTGGAAGCTCTACGAAACGACAGTAGAGATACCGGTGACCTGGTTAAGGATCATTTTTCTCGGGTTCATGTAGAAACGTGTAGCAGCGAGAGCATACATAATAAGGAACTTATAATGAATCTGCAAGAACGCCTAGCAGTTTTACAAATGGAAAAAGATTCGGTCTTTCAACTATGGCAAATCGCGTTAAAAACCGTAGGTGCTCTGGAAGAAGAATTGAAGAGTTTTAGGAGCGACGGTAAAAGTTCCAAATTGTACGAAGAGCATATCGATAACGTCAAGGAGACCTATTCCGAAGCTATCAAAGCGTTGGAAGGCAAGTTATTGCAagcgagagaaaattttttaaaacagcAAGCGTTGTGGGAAACTAGCAAAGATAAGATAGAGGACTTGCTCAAAGAAAAAACTGATGTTACAAGAAAATACGAAGCTTTACAAAAAGATACTCTGGAGAAAG ATAGGAATAGTATGCGGATGGTCGAAACGTTGAAGACCGAATTAGCTGCTGCAAAAGCGGATACCCAAAGGGCAGTGCATTTAAAAGAAGAGTTGGAGAGTAAATTGAACGAAGCTATGAAGTTTACTGCATCTTTGATTGCcagaaacgaagaaacaaaaaataaaatgtccGAGGCTTTGGAGTTGGTAGAAATTGcggtaagagaaaaagatctgATATCGCAAAGAGAAGCACACGTATCGGAGGAAAAAGGTAGACTCGAGCTTCGATTGTCGAAAATAACCGAAGAACATACCGTCATGTTACAAGAGgagataacgaaaataaaggaCGGTTACGAAAGAAgcggaaaaaaatatacgtccGAAATCAAGGAGCTTAAAGCAGAATTACGACAAAAAACGGTGCTATTAGATAACGTACAAAAAGATTATAGAGTTTCTCAGGAAGAACTTGAAAAGGTACGTCAGAATTCTGAGGACGTATTGCAAAAGTCGAGAACGAAAATATTGGACTTTGAACAAAAACTACACTGCGTGGAACGACAACTCCGAGACAGCGATGACACgcagagaaaaaagtataacgCGGAGATCGGGCATTTAGAATCCAAAGTAATTGAATTGGAAGAAAAGTTAAATGCCGCTAAtgataaattaagaaaaatgcaACAAGAGAATCGCGATAGCATGGAACATCAGGTAAAGCGAGCtaacgaaaaaacaaaaaacgtaATAGAGCAGTGCAATGACTTAGAGAAACGTTTGGCTAGATCTttggaagatagagaaaattttcaaagagaaattaaacgCTTAGAAACGACTTTTGATCGTGAAATGCAAAAACGGGAGTATGAAAAACATgctcttgaaaataaaattcacgaTTTAGAACTCAATTTTCAAAAAGCAACTTGTTTGACACAGGACGGGCCATGTACGAACGTACTTGCAACTCAGATACATACCGTGGAAAGGGAAACGAAAAAGCTCGGTTCGCCCGTAAC GATAGAGAACAAGGAACATTGTTGTCGCCTGCTCCTATTGGAACAGACGAACAAAGCGCAGGAACGAtacgatagaaagataaaagaattgtCGCATCACGTGGAGGTTCATCAGAAACTTAGCAAAAA GTGGAAGGAAGAAGCCAAGTCAATGACAACAAAGTTTCAAGAAAAGTCTAAGGAACACAGAGCTAAGATAAATGCGCTGAGAAAGGAGAACGAGGAATTGAATAAACAATTGTTTTCGTGTCGGCAAGAACTTACTAAACATAAAATACAGAGTGTTCCGAg ATGCAGCGAAGGAAATAAAGTCAGGTGA
- the LOC122636056 gene encoding sodium channel and clathrin linker 1-like isoform X2 codes for MIDSELENISKHGDSNRDKNSLLQEYDEVVETLKKDLTMCKTEQNKIRSALEALRNDSRDTGDLVKDHFSRVHVETCSSESIHNKELIMNLQERLAVLQMEKDSVFQLWQIALKTVGALEEELKSFRSDGKSSKLYEEHIDNVKETYSEAIKALEGKLLQARENFLKQQALWETSKDKIEDLLKEKTDVTRKYEALQKDTLEKDRNSMRMVETLKTELAAAKADTQRAVHLKEELESKLNEAMKFTASLIARNEETKNKMSEALELVEIAVREKDLISQREAHVSEEKGRLELRLSKITEEHTVMLQEEITKIKDGYERSGKKYTSEIKELKAELRQKTVLLDNVQKDYRVSQEELEKVRQNSEDVLQKSRTKILDFEQKLHCVERQLRDSDDTQRKKYNAEIGHLESKVIELEEKLNAANDKLRKMQQENRDSMEHQDGPCTNVLATQIHTVERETKKLGSPVTIENKEHCCRLLLLEQTNKAQERYDRKIKELSHHVEVHQKLSKKWKEEAKSMTTKFQEKSKEHRAKINALRKENEELNKQLFSCRQELTKHKIQSVPRCSEGNKVR; via the exons ATGATCGATTCCGAActagaaaatatatcgaaacacGG CGATAGTAATCGCGATAAAAATTCACTTTTACAAGAGTACGATGAAGTGGTAGAAACTCTTAAAAAAGACTTGACCATGTGCAAG ACGGAACAAAATAAGATCAGGTCCGCGCTGGAAGCTCTACGAAACGACAGTAGAGATACCGGTGACCTGGTTAAGGATCATTTTTCTCGGGTTCATGTAGAAACGTGTAGCAGCGAGAGCATACATAATAAGGAACTTATAATGAATCTGCAAGAACGCCTAGCAGTTTTACAAATGGAAAAAGATTCGGTCTTTCAACTATGGCAAATCGCGTTAAAAACCGTAGGTGCTCTGGAAGAAGAATTGAAGAGTTTTAGGAGCGACGGTAAAAGTTCCAAATTGTACGAAGAGCATATCGATAACGTCAAGGAGACCTATTCCGAAGCTATCAAAGCGTTGGAAGGCAAGTTATTGCAagcgagagaaaattttttaaaacagcAAGCGTTGTGGGAAACTAGCAAAGATAAGATAGAGGACTTGCTCAAAGAAAAAACTGATGTTACAAGAAAATACGAAGCTTTACAAAAAGATACTCTGGAGAAAG ATAGGAATAGTATGCGGATGGTCGAAACGTTGAAGACCGAATTAGCTGCTGCAAAAGCGGATACCCAAAGGGCAGTGCATTTAAAAGAAGAGTTGGAGAGTAAATTGAACGAAGCTATGAAGTTTACTGCATCTTTGATTGCcagaaacgaagaaacaaaaaataaaatgtccGAGGCTTTGGAGTTGGTAGAAATTGcggtaagagaaaaagatctgATATCGCAAAGAGAAGCACACGTATCGGAGGAAAAAGGTAGACTCGAGCTTCGATTGTCGAAAATAACCGAAGAACATACCGTCATGTTACAAGAGgagataacgaaaataaaggaCGGTTACGAAAGAAgcggaaaaaaatatacgtccGAAATCAAGGAGCTTAAAGCAGAATTACGACAAAAAACGGTGCTATTAGATAACGTACAAAAAGATTATAGAGTTTCTCAGGAAGAACTTGAAAAGGTACGTCAGAATTCTGAGGACGTATTGCAAAAGTCGAGAACGAAAATATTGGACTTTGAACAAAAACTACACTGCGTGGAACGACAACTCCGAGACAGCGATGACACgcagagaaaaaagtataacgCGGAGATCGGGCATTTAGAATCCAAAGTAATTGAATTGGAAGAAAAGTTAAATGCCGCTAAtgataaattaagaaaaatgcaACAAGAGAATCGCGATAGCATGGAACATCAG GACGGGCCATGTACGAACGTACTTGCAACTCAGATACATACCGTGGAAAGGGAAACGAAAAAGCTCGGTTCGCCCGTAAC GATAGAGAACAAGGAACATTGTTGTCGCCTGCTCCTATTGGAACAGACGAACAAAGCGCAGGAACGAtacgatagaaagataaaagaattgtCGCATCACGTGGAGGTTCATCAGAAACTTAGCAAAAA GTGGAAGGAAGAAGCCAAGTCAATGACAACAAAGTTTCAAGAAAAGTCTAAGGAACACAGAGCTAAGATAAATGCGCTGAGAAAGGAGAACGAGGAATTGAATAAACAATTGTTTTCGTGTCGGCAAGAACTTACTAAACATAAAATACAGAGTGTTCCGAg ATGCAGCGAAGGAAATAAAGTCAGGTGA
- the LOC122636058 gene encoding vacuolar-sorting protein SNF8, translating into MRRKAGIGAIHKQKLEQEKYKDKGTEIQENQFEQMTKQMETFRVNLEEFATKHKNEIKKNAQFRRQFTEMCASIGVDPLASGKGFWSVLGIGDFYYELAVQIVEVCMATNYKNGGLISLDELRTRLVQARGRRKEHQEITNEDLLAASKKLKIFGNGFAIVPIGRGKHLVQSVPGELSMDHTAVLQQASLSGNAHVSRSMLENELRWERERAQKALDHMVKEGLAWLDEQGEQETLYWFPSLFTACIASKE; encoded by the coding sequence ATGAGGAGAAAGGCAGGAATTGGCGCAATTCATAAACAGAAACTCGAGCAAGAAAAATACAAGGATAAAGGTACAGAGATACAAGAGAATCAATTTGAACAAATGACCAAACAAATGGAAACGTTTCGCGTTAATTTAGAGGAGTTTGCAACAAAGCACAAAAACGAGATTAAAAAGAATGCACAGTTTCGGCGTCAATTCACCGAGATGTGTGCCTCCATAGGTGTAGATCCATTAGCATCCGGAAAAGGTTTCTGGTCGGTGTTAGGAATTGGTGACTTTTACTACGAACTCGCGGTACAGATCGTGGAAGTATGTATGGCTACCAATTACAAAAACGGCGGCCTTATATCTTTGGACGAATTAAGAACACGTTTGGTACAAGCCAGAGGTCGTCGTAAAGAACATCAAGAGATAACTAACGAAGATCTGTTGGCAGCGtctaaaaaattgaaaatttttggaAATGGATTCGCGATAGTTCCAATAGGTAGAGGAAAACATCTAGTCCAGTCTGTTCCAGGTGAATTAAGTATGGATCATACCGCTGTGCTGCAGCAAGCTAGCTTATCTGGAAATGCGCACGTTTCGAGGTCTATGTTAGAAAACGAATTAAGATGGGAAAGAGAGCGGGCTCAGAAGGCATTGGATCACATGGTGAAGGAAGGATTGGCTTGGTTGGACGAACAAGGAGAACAGGAAACCTTGTATTGGTTTCCCAGTCTGTTTACAGCCTGTATCGCGTCCAaagaataa